The Castanea sativa cultivar Marrone di Chiusa Pesio chromosome 11, ASM4071231v1 genome contains a region encoding:
- the LOC142615273 gene encoding male-cone protein 1-like, which produces MAMYFNTNIFLLAFFAIIVILSSSNNVVGQDCQGDMQGLMSQCSSYVKKDGPKIKPSPQCCDVIKKADIPCVCKRLTAEIEKAINMDKVVFVANTCGKPLVPGSKCGAFNVPPAAYIG; this is translated from the exons ATGGCTATGTACTTCAATACTAACATCTTCCTTTTGGCTTTCTTCGCCATTATTGTGATTCTGTCCTCTAGTAACAATGTTGTTGGCCAAGATTGTCAAGGTGATATGCAGGGTTTGATGTCTCAATGTTCTTCTTACGTTAAAAAGGATGGTCCAAAGATAAAACCATCTCCACAGTGCTGCGATGTTATCAAGAAAGCAGACATTCCATGCGTGTGCAAGCGACTGACCGCGGAGATTGAAAAGGCGATTAACATGGACAAAGTGGTCTTTGTAGCAAATACTTGTGGCAAGCCATTGGTCCCTGGTTCTAAGTGTGGAG CTTTCAATGTCCCACCTGCAGCGTATATTGGATGA